Proteins encoded by one window of Branchiostoma floridae strain S238N-H82 chromosome 6, Bfl_VNyyK, whole genome shotgun sequence:
- the LOC118417485 gene encoding RE1-silencing transcription factor-like — translation MDSTSSQDQPLGLQGPMNIAQDIHICGICKHQFTDIEVFLAHKRSCTPPNVRVSVESLLQQVPTIATTPVSLTQNFTITNNLPPAGSETLSTAGSTVPTIYLTTTNGTNHSPANVVSSAKTPARTKPAVEKKFKCQYEGCSFTTAYNKDLDRHVRSHTGCKPFSCSVCQKAFNRRDKLKQHLRVHSGEKPYACSRCSYAAADSSSLKKHVRTHTNERPFKCQICPYASRNSSQLIVHLRSHTGDCPFHCQLCEAKFKIKSDLKRHMRTHTGDKPYKCDLCDYRCAMKGNLKVHVRNNHGPCTLSCPQCPQTFQNKAQLRAHLKTHQEVRTETSSLSVSEKTTSKEHQRERLFKCQYCSFESRHAANVRNHTKKHHGDTARHSQNKGQGKNSTESNNVKQVKTRQGSANLLRWGSKKPFSCSICKESFVREDSLRSHMNQHKEVQDTLQTTALAVLKLQEVPSQGRGGQGRGEEEESRETEEGSENTQPCSKDSRGLSFVTTSGSSRMSVPENEPAVTVQPANTVTILTPDGATEIVYPVMTTYMEQDTPLITLDKRTIGISNEHLPPRIESSQLLSAPLTGPGMENTYQLIQVETVPVTKADENVPRTSHSTLPHSSSSGQTTVERLQLSASSSDADYVQTSTRPLVTRTTGFVPPPHGQSFVTTPSTSESSVLQQQEIVTSRQMSEVNNLILRPSDINRSISTTSVHDQGVPNVMTIGQQFSESIGGHPRNGGHSVMYTPALSSVITAPVFTHVPNFQSHIGTEHSRTTRFVEPSQTRPPHTDLDIFHSGLVSAQLHPENSATHFTNITLSQEYLPQIIPAQSVPLHNTTDCSPPTSRGASILNLSIMREGGFQEDTVAGQDQSSHLQRMGHAGGDVHPQAEVNTDRLQGQTNNNNFVVITSQARQGSHTLG, via the exons GTCCGATGAATATAGCACAGGACATCCATATCTGCGGGATATGTAAACACCAGTTCACAGACATTGAGGTATTCCTCGCTCACAAACGCAGCTGTACCCCGCCGAACGTCCGCGTTTCTGTCGAGAGTTTGTTGCAGCAAGTACCGACCATCGCCACAACTCCGGTCAGCCTCACGCAAAACTTTACCATAACGAACAACCTGCCACCAGCTGGTAGTGAGACCCTTTCTACTGCAGGTAGTACAGTACCTACAATATATCTCACTACCACGAATGGGACAAATCACTCGCCGGCAAATGTGGTATCGTCAGCAAAAACCCCAGCACGGACTAAACCGGCTGTCGAGAAGAAGTTCAAATGCCAGTACGAGGGCTGTTCGTTCACGACGGCGTACAACAAGGACTTGGATCGGCACGTGAGGTCACACACAGGTTGTAAACCCTTTTCGTGTAGCGTCTGTCAGAAGGCTTTCAATCGCAGGGACAAGTTAAAACAGCACCTGAGGGTACATAGCGGGGAGAAGCCATATGCCTGTTCACGGTGCAGCTACGCTGCAGCAGATAGCAGCAGCCTTAAGAAGCACGTAAGAACTCACACAAACGAGCGACCGTTCAAGTGCCAAATCTGTCCGTACGCGAGTCGGAATTCAAGCCAGCTGATCGTTCATTTGCGTTCGCACACAGGAGACTGCCCCTTCCACTGCCAGTTGTGCGAGGCTAAGTTTAAGATAAAATCTGACCTCAAGCGACACATGAGGACACACACGGGGGATAAACCGTATAAATGTGACCTTTGTGACTACCGCTGCGCCATGAAAGGCAATCTGAAGGTTCACGTACGGAACAACCACGGTCCGTGCACGCTCTCCTGTCCGCAATGTCCGCAGACATTCCAGAACAAAGCCCAGCTTCGTGCGCACTTAAAGACACACCAAGAGGTAAGGACGGAAACATCCTCCCTTTCCGTCTCCGAGAAAACGACCTCCAAAGAGCACCAGAGGGAAAGACTCTTCAAATGCCAGTATTGTAGCTTTGAGTCAAGACATGCTGCAAATGTGAGAAATCATACTAAGAAGCACCACGGGGACACAGCAAGACATAGTCAGAACAAGGGGCAGGGGAAAAACAGCACAGAGTCTAACAATGTCAAACAGGTGAAGACAAGACAAGGAAGTGCCAACCTCTTAAGATGGGGGAGTAAGAAGCCGTTCTCTTGCAGCATCTGTAAGGAGTCGTTTGTGAGAGAAGACTCCTTGAGGAGCCACATGAACCAGCACAAGGAGGTGCAGGACACACTACAGACCACAGCTCTGGCTGTGTTAAAGCTACAGGAGGTACCATCGCAAGGCAGGGGTGGGCAGGGTAGGGGAGAAGAGGAGGAGTCTAGGGAGACTGAGGAAGGCTCTGAAAACACACAGCCCTGCTCTAAAG ATTCCAGAGGTTTGTCCTTTGTCACCACATCAGGCAGCAGCCGCATGTCCGTCCCTGAGAACGAGCCAGCTGTGACAGTCCAGCCAGCGAACACTGTCACCATCCTCACACCTGATGGAGCAACAGAGATTGTATATCCAGTCATGACTACCTACATGGAGCAAG ATACCCCACTGATAACCCTGGACAAGAGAACAATAGGCATCAGTAATGAGCATCTCCCTCCCAGGATAGAGAGCTCCCAGCTGCTCTCAGCACCTCTAACCGGACCTGGCATGGAGAACACCTATCAACTCATACAGGTGGAGACTGTACCTGTCACTAAGGCGGATGAGAACGTACCACGAACCAGCCACTCCACCCTGCCTCACAGCAGCAGCTCAGGACAGACTACAGTGGAGAGACTACAGCTATCTGCCTCTTCTTCTGATGCTGACTATGTTCAGACAAGTACAAGACCGCTGGTCACGAGGACTACAGGTTTTGTGCCACCTCCCCATGGCCAGTCCTTTGTCACCACCCCCAGCACGTCAGAGAGTTCTGTTTTACAACAACAGGAGATTGTAACAAGTAGACAGATGAGTGAGGTCAACAACCTGATATTACGACCCTCTGACATCAACAGGTCCATCTCTACAACTAGTGTGCATGATCAGGGGGTGCCAAATGTCATGACGATTGGTCAGCAGTTCTCGGAGTCTATCGGTGGTCATCCACGGAATGGCGGTCACTCCGTGATGTACACGCCCGCCTTGAGCTCCGTGATCACGGCGCCAGTTTTTACACACGTTCCCAACTTCCAGTCACACATTGGTACAGAGCACTCGAGAACAACAAGGTTTGTGGAACCCAGTCAGACAAGACCGCCACACACAGACTTGGACATCTTTCACTCGGGGCTTGTCTCAGCACAGCTGCACCCTGAAAACTCTGCCACACACTTTACAAACATCACACTCTCGCAGGAGTACCTGCCACAGATCATTCCTGCACAGTCCGTACCGCTACACAACACCACAGACTGCAGCCCCCCCACCTCACGGGGAGCCTCCATCTTGAACTTGTCCATCATGCGGGAGGGGGGCTTCCAGGAAGACACCGTGGCTGGCCAGGACCAGTCGAGCCACCTGCAGAGGATGGGACACGCAGGTGGAGACGTGCACCCACAAGCTGAGGTCAACACCGACAGGCTGCAGGGacagacaaacaacaacaactttgtCGTGATCACATCACAAGCAAGGCAAGGGAGCCACACACTTGGATAA